Proteins encoded within one genomic window of Candidatus Pseudothioglobus singularis PS1:
- a CDS encoding Gfo/Idh/MocA family protein, with protein MSKKLKVGIIGLGSMGSTHLDIYSKIKGVEVVAVADSIQSRLDGSSKAEGNISGQAEGGVSGLSVKKYLDGMDLINNSDIDIVDICVGTDLHYIFVEAALAKNKHVLVEKPLARTYDEAQKIIQLAEQSTCNIMSAMCLRYWPAWVFLKEAIENSTYGKCLSLNFRRQTSFPGGAFYSDDNQCGGALLDLHVHDTDFVNYCMGLPDAVFSQGYKGPSGGVDHVVTNYIFNKTNASPLVSSEGSWTMQEGYGFNMSYTANFENGTLSYLLDGEETLKLSRDAQSENIKLKEGMGYEFEIRAFVDEILSGNKTNLDLLIQAAKTIAIIEAEKISIETCSVVAVKA; from the coding sequence ATGAGCAAGAAATTAAAAGTTGGAATCATTGGTCTTGGAAGTATGGGTTCCACCCACCTGGATATTTATTCCAAAATAAAAGGTGTAGAGGTTGTCGCTGTTGCGGATTCAATCCAGAGTAGACTCGATGGGTCTAGTAAAGCTGAAGGTAATATTAGTGGTCAAGCGGAAGGTGGAGTCTCTGGCCTTAGTGTTAAAAAATATCTTGATGGAATGGATCTTATTAATAATTCAGATATTGATATAGTGGATATATGTGTTGGTACAGATCTTCATTATATTTTTGTAGAGGCCGCTCTTGCCAAAAATAAACATGTATTAGTTGAAAAACCATTGGCTAGAACATACGACGAAGCTCAAAAAATAATTCAATTAGCAGAGCAGTCCACCTGCAATATTATGTCTGCGATGTGTCTAAGGTATTGGCCAGCATGGGTTTTTCTTAAGGAAGCAATTGAAAATTCAACATATGGAAAATGTTTATCACTAAACTTTAGACGACAAACAAGTTTTCCTGGCGGTGCTTTTTATTCAGATGATAATCAGTGTGGCGGTGCACTTCTCGATCTTCATGTCCATGATACTGACTTTGTGAATTACTGCATGGGGTTGCCAGATGCTGTCTTCAGTCAAGGCTACAAAGGTCCAAGTGGAGGCGTTGATCATGTAGTGACAAATTATATTTTTAATAAGACAAATGCATCACCTTTAGTGAGTTCTGAGGGGTCCTGGACCATGCAAGAGGGATATGGCTTCAATATGTCATATACAGCTAACTTTGAAAATGGAACACTTAGCTATCTTTTAGATGGAGAAGAAACGTTAAAGCTTTCTAGAGATGCGCAGTCTGAAAATATAAAGTTAAAAGAAGGCATGGGGTATGAGTTTGAAATTCGCGCTTTTGTTGATGAAATCTTATCTGGAAATAAGACTAATTTAGATCTATTGATTCAAGCAGCAAAAACCATTGCAATTATAGAGGCTGAGAAAATAAGTATTGAAACTTGCTCAGTTGTTGCTGTAAAAGCCTAA
- a CDS encoding ABC transporter ATP-binding protein: protein MATVKLENIYKSFGETEVLFDINLEINDKEFVVFVGPSGCGKTTLLRIISGLEEATTGGVIIDDKDVSNAPPVERGISMVFQSYALYPHLSVFENIAFPLRVAKVNEKELEEKVFKAADILQLRDRLDFKPGQLSGGQRQRVAIGRSIVRDPKVFLFDEPLSNLDAALRGDMRVELAKLHQNLATTMIYVTHDQIEAMTMADKIVVLRDGVIEQVGSPMDLYHNPKTKFVAGFIGQPNMNFLKTSDIDIKNQKLTANIGELSLELAVDVSNIKTGDEVDIGIRPEDLIVSSKKGGIPMTVDVVEHIGATVILYGSVLGNSNFCAVLPSDSVVKPGDTVNLALEPLKCHAFDSSGHSLLKS, encoded by the coding sequence ATGGCAACAGTAAAACTCGAAAATATTTATAAAAGTTTTGGTGAGACAGAAGTTTTATTTGATATTAACCTAGAAATAAATGATAAAGAATTTGTTGTTTTTGTTGGCCCATCGGGCTGTGGAAAAACAACATTATTAAGAATCATTTCAGGCTTAGAGGAAGCTACAACAGGCGGTGTAATTATTGATGATAAAGATGTTTCTAATGCCCCTCCAGTTGAAAGAGGAATTTCGATGGTCTTTCAATCTTATGCTCTCTATCCTCATCTTTCAGTGTTTGAGAATATAGCCTTTCCACTCAGAGTTGCAAAAGTTAATGAGAAAGAGCTTGAAGAAAAGGTATTTAAAGCTGCTGATATTTTGCAGTTAAGAGATCGTTTAGATTTTAAACCAGGACAACTATCAGGAGGTCAGCGCCAGAGGGTTGCTATTGGTCGCTCGATTGTAAGAGACCCTAAAGTATTTCTTTTTGATGAGCCTTTGTCTAATTTAGACGCAGCTCTTAGAGGAGATATGAGAGTTGAGCTAGCAAAGCTTCATCAAAATTTAGCAACGACTATGATATACGTTACGCATGATCAAATTGAAGCTATGACAATGGCTGACAAGATTGTCGTATTGCGAGATGGGGTTATTGAGCAGGTTGGCTCACCAATGGACTTATACCACAACCCTAAAACAAAGTTTGTAGCAGGGTTTATTGGCCAGCCAAATATGAATTTCCTTAAAACAAGTGACATAGATATTAAAAATCAGAAGCTAACTGCAAATATTGGTGAACTATCTTTGGAACTAGCTGTTGATGTTTCAAACATAAAAACAGGTGACGAAGTAGATATTGGAATCAGGCCAGAAGACTTGATTGTTTCTTCAAAAAAAGGAGGAATTCCAATGACTGTAGATGTTGTTGAGCATATTGGAGCAACAGTAATCCTTTATGGTTCTGTTTTGGGCAATAGTAATTTTTGTGCTGTTTTACCAAGCGACTCAGTTGTTAAACCAGGTGATACTGTCAACCTAGCTTTAGAACCTCTTAAATGCCACGCTTTTGATTCATCCGGTCATTCTCTTTTAAAAAGCTAA
- a CDS encoding tetratricopeptide repeat protein, which translates to MSKNHTLLVFLFSLFFTLNVSADYIDGQRAYASGDYGVAILEWTQVAEDGNARAQYNLGWMHANAKGTVQDFKEAIKWYTKSAEQGNVNAQYNLGNLYLRGQGATQNDKLAFSWFIKAAEQGDAPAQYNLGRMYILGKGDDKNFLEARFWIKQALENNDQYIGALAQQVWDDYKLGTY; encoded by the coding sequence ATGTCAAAAAATCATACTTTATTAGTTTTTTTATTCTCCTTATTCTTTACATTAAATGTATCAGCTGACTATATTGATGGTCAGAGGGCCTATGCAAGTGGTGACTATGGTGTAGCTATTCTTGAATGGACTCAAGTTGCTGAAGATGGTAATGCAAGAGCACAATATAATCTTGGCTGGATGCATGCAAACGCTAAAGGCACAGTGCAAGATTTTAAAGAGGCCATCAAGTGGTATACAAAATCTGCTGAACAGGGGAATGTTAATGCTCAGTATAACTTGGGTAACCTCTACTTAAGAGGCCAAGGAGCGACCCAAAATGATAAACTTGCTTTTAGTTGGTTTATCAAAGCAGCTGAACAGGGTGACGCTCCTGCTCAATACAATCTAGGAAGAATGTATATACTCGGTAAGGGCGATGATAAAAACTTCTTAGAGGCAAGGTTTTGGATAAAGCAAGCTCTAGAAAACAATGATCAATATATTGGCGCACTTGCACAACAAGTTTGGGATGACTATAAACTTGGAACCTACTAG
- a CDS encoding Gfo/Idh/MocA family protein, with protein sequence MRTGIVGLGLRAGNVLKMIQKEMPELELVGYVDPDPCGLSIIEEHASQLKQFESLTKMISESELDLLWVASPNHLHLEHIKLGLEAGLQVFSEKPIVTSKEDSFELAKLIKKFGENKLIVGLVLRYSTHMREMRRVLDAGTLGSVTSLEANEHIAPYHGSFFMRDWRRLEKYSGGFMLEKCCHDIDLYNSIVGERPVRVVSFGGRNNFIPSEAPSDNKYDNVYQKKLSYWENVDNPFTSDADIIDHQNALIEYPNQVTFSFHTSINVPDEQRRFCVIGSRGMAEGDFGRGGLRITDARTGDCLEEHDFSYPSTPGSGNYPSHYGADQLMCEDIVSFLRGDLSSLPVGPKEAIAAGLVAMAIDESMKTSQIVDMTETWQKLDSLY encoded by the coding sequence ATGCGAACTGGTATTGTTGGCTTAGGACTCAGAGCTGGAAATGTTCTAAAGATGATTCAGAAAGAAATGCCCGAGCTTGAGTTAGTTGGTTATGTTGATCCAGATCCTTGCGGGTTATCAATAATAGAGGAACATGCAAGTCAATTAAAACAATTTGAAAGCCTTACGAAAATGATTAGCGAAAGTGAGCTTGATTTGCTTTGGGTTGCTTCACCAAATCACCTTCATTTAGAGCATATTAAGTTAGGACTTGAGGCAGGGCTTCAGGTTTTTTCAGAAAAACCGATAGTAACGAGTAAAGAAGATAGTTTTGAGCTTGCCAAGCTAATTAAAAAATTTGGTGAAAATAAACTTATTGTTGGGCTTGTTTTACGCTACTCCACTCATATGAGAGAAATGAGGCGAGTCCTTGATGCAGGAACCTTAGGCAGTGTCACCTCTCTTGAAGCAAATGAGCATATTGCACCTTATCACGGATCCTTTTTTATGAGAGATTGGAGAAGGTTAGAAAAGTACTCCGGCGGATTCATGTTAGAAAAATGTTGTCACGACATTGATCTATATAACAGTATTGTTGGTGAGAGACCAGTAAGGGTGGTCAGTTTTGGAGGAAGAAATAATTTCATTCCTTCTGAGGCCCCGTCAGATAATAAATATGACAATGTCTATCAAAAAAAACTCTCCTACTGGGAAAATGTTGATAATCCATTTACTAGTGATGCTGATATTATTGATCATCAAAATGCATTAATTGAATATCCAAATCAGGTTACCTTTTCTTTCCATACAAGCATCAATGTGCCTGATGAGCAGAGACGTTTTTGTGTTATTGGTAGTCGCGGAATGGCTGAGGGAGATTTTGGTCGTGGAGGCCTCAGAATAACTGATGCTAGAACGGGTGATTGCCTTGAAGAGCATGATTTTAGCTATCCAAGCACTCCTGGTTCAGGAAACTATCCATCTCACTATGGTGCTGATCAATTAATGTGTGAGGATATTGTTAGTTTTCTAAGAGGTGACTTGAGTTCTTTGCCTGTGGGTCCTAAGGAGGCAATTGCTGCAGGCCTTGTTGCTATGGCAATAGATGAAAGTATGAAGACCAGTCAGATTGTTGATATGACTGAGACTTGGCAAAAGCTTGATTCATTATATTAA
- a CDS encoding sugar phosphate isomerase/epimerase family protein, producing the protein MIKGISYLSFENGLSNNESIDSALIQTQSNGFEALELSVSNEGVINTNLSESECGAIRHKINDSGVFVDSIATGMSWGISPTSDDVEVRKNSIKLHQDAIRVASYLDCKALLFVPGVVKSPISPEIVRYDKALDRLREAINQMLPIAEELDVDLCMENVWNGFFYSPIELRDFVDSFESDKLGVYLDIGNLIGYQQYPPHWIELLNSRIKRVQIKDFQENFDWTGSFSFCDLGAGDVPWKETVSALKSIQYKSTIIAEMLPWDETILSRTSVAMDQIFNFK; encoded by the coding sequence TTGATTAAAGGTATCAGTTATCTTTCATTTGAGAATGGTTTGTCTAATAATGAGTCTATTGATTCTGCTTTAATCCAAACCCAATCGAATGGGTTTGAAGCACTAGAATTGTCAGTGTCTAATGAGGGCGTCATAAACACCAACTTGTCAGAAAGCGAGTGCGGTGCAATCCGTCATAAAATAAATGATTCAGGGGTTTTTGTAGACAGTATTGCAACAGGAATGAGTTGGGGCATCAGTCCTACTAGTGATGATGTAGAAGTTAGGAAAAATTCTATTAAGCTCCATCAAGATGCAATTAGGGTCGCAAGTTACCTAGATTGCAAAGCTTTATTATTTGTTCCAGGCGTCGTAAAAAGTCCAATTTCTCCTGAAATTGTTCGTTACGATAAAGCCTTGGATAGACTTAGGGAGGCTATTAATCAAATGCTTCCTATTGCAGAAGAGCTCGATGTTGACTTGTGCATGGAAAACGTTTGGAATGGGTTCTTTTATTCGCCTATAGAGCTTAGAGATTTTGTAGACTCTTTTGAGTCTGATAAGCTTGGAGTGTATTTAGATATTGGAAATTTAATTGGTTATCAGCAGTACCCACCTCACTGGATTGAGCTCCTTAACTCAAGAATCAAGAGGGTTCAAATTAAAGATTTTCAAGAGAACTTTGACTGGACTGGTAGTTTCAGTTTTTGTGACCTTGGAGCGGGAGATGTTCCATGGAAAGAAACAGTATCTGCCTTAAAATCTATTCAATACAAAAGTACTATTATTGCTGAAATGTTACCTTGGGATGAAACAATTTTGTCTCGGACATCGGTGGCTATGGATCAAATATTTAACTTTAAATAA